In Bradyrhizobium sp. CCBAU 051011, the following are encoded in one genomic region:
- a CDS encoding DMT family transporter: MSATEHRSSAPSANWLANQPYLLLSITALCWAGNAIVGRMAAGHIAPVTLSFLRWSFAFLIILPFAWKHLARDWNAIRGRLGIMIVLSITGIGAFNTLQYWALEHTQALNTLLLQSAGPLVVAVWSLALLGVRLTLAQAAGVLLSMAGVVIILMHGDLTKLSNIEFNRGDLIFLVALAIFGLYSVLSLKRPDIHGLSFVAFTFGAGAACLIPLLIWELFARPLMQIHAANLLTLAYVALFPSTLAYLCFNRGVQLIGANRAAPFFHVVPVFGTIMSIIFLGEHPQAFHFIGFALVLTGVFVASRKQAD; this comes from the coding sequence ATGTCGGCTACCGAACATAGGTCGTCAGCGCCTTCAGCAAACTGGCTCGCCAACCAGCCTTACCTCTTGCTGAGCATCACCGCGCTGTGCTGGGCCGGCAACGCCATCGTCGGGCGGATGGCCGCCGGCCACATCGCGCCGGTGACGCTTTCATTCCTGCGCTGGTCGTTCGCGTTCCTGATCATCCTCCCTTTTGCCTGGAAACATCTGGCGCGCGACTGGAACGCGATCCGCGGCCGGCTCGGTATCATGATCGTACTCTCGATCACCGGCATCGGGGCGTTCAACACGCTGCAATATTGGGCGCTCGAACATACCCAGGCGCTGAACACGCTGCTGTTGCAATCGGCCGGGCCGCTGGTGGTGGCGGTGTGGTCGCTCGCGCTGCTCGGGGTGCGGCTGACGTTGGCGCAGGCCGCAGGCGTTCTGTTGTCGATGGCGGGCGTGGTCATCATCCTGATGCATGGCGACCTCACCAAACTTTCCAATATCGAATTCAACCGCGGCGACCTGATCTTCCTCGTGGCGCTCGCGATTTTCGGACTCTATTCGGTGCTGTCGCTGAAGCGCCCTGATATCCACGGCCTGTCGTTTGTCGCCTTCACCTTCGGCGCCGGCGCGGCCTGCCTGATCCCGCTGTTGATCTGGGAATTGTTTGCGCGGCCGTTGATGCAGATCCATGCGGCGAACCTGTTGACGCTCGCCTACGTCGCGCTGTTTCCCTCCACCCTCGCCTATCTCTGCTTCAATCGCGGCGTACAACTGATCGGCGCCAACCGCGCCGCACCCTTCTTTCACGTGGTGCCGGTGTTCGGAACCATCATGTCGATCATCTTTCTCGGCGAGCATCCTCAGGCGTTCCACTTCATCGGCTTTGCGCTGGTGCTGACCGGCGTGTTTGTGGCATCGCGGAAGCAGGCGGACTAG
- a CDS encoding MlaD family protein: protein MRVRATNLMIGTLTLALIAGSLSAWLGYQKLAGAKQKVPFRVVFEGSASGLRNGGSVNFAGIRVGEVVSLQLDHPRRVVALAMIDGNTPVKSDTQVGLEFQGLTGIAAISFTGGSDEAAPPPKGADGIPELTADRDGTLNTQEKIRVALRNVDKVIADNEVAIKDTLRSFETFTASLSGDGAKITSIIGTAESSINAVDGALTKTKDFLGGLASDKYGGELLPTVISMRELIESFDKKSGQVLSDARKMLGEVSAAINKSDPRPAAPPRRR, encoded by the coding sequence ATGCGCGTTCGCGCCACCAATCTGATGATCGGCACCCTGACCCTGGCCCTGATCGCCGGGTCGCTCAGCGCGTGGCTCGGTTATCAGAAGCTCGCCGGGGCCAAGCAGAAGGTGCCGTTCCGCGTGGTCTTCGAAGGCTCGGCTTCCGGCCTGCGCAACGGCGGCAGCGTGAATTTCGCCGGCATCCGGGTCGGCGAAGTAGTGTCGCTGCAGCTCGACCATCCGCGCCGCGTGGTCGCGCTCGCCATGATCGACGGCAACACGCCGGTAAAGAGCGACACCCAGGTCGGCCTCGAATTCCAGGGCCTGACCGGGATCGCCGCGATTTCGTTCACCGGCGGATCGGACGAGGCGGCGCCGCCGCCCAAGGGCGCGGATGGCATTCCGGAGCTGACCGCCGACCGCGACGGCACGCTCAACACCCAGGAAAAGATCCGCGTCGCGCTGCGCAACGTCGACAAGGTGATCGCCGACAATGAGGTGGCGATCAAGGATACGTTGCGGAGTTTCGAAACGTTCACTGCCTCGCTGTCAGGCGACGGCGCGAAGATCACGTCCATCATCGGCACCGCCGAGTCCAGCATCAACGCCGTCGACGGCGCGCTGACCAAGACCAAGGACTTCCTCGGCGGCCTCGCCAGCGACAAGTATGGCGGCGAGTTGCTGCCAACCGTGATCTCGATGCGCGAATTGATCGAAAGTTTCGACAAGAAATCCGGGCAGGTCCTGTCCGATGCGCGAAAGATGCTCGGCGAGGTCAGTGCCGCCATCAACAAATCGGACCCGAGACCTGCCGCTCCGCCCCGCCGCCGCTAG
- a CDS encoding alpha-hydroxy acid oxidase: protein MPRHLQKYLALDDFEATARRRIPKFLYGYISGGAETDAAMRDNRKAFDEYGFVPRVLNDVSGRDQTTTLFGKTYASPFGIPPMGSSALSAYRGDIALTQAAKAENVPMILSASSLITLEDVRAANQAAWYQAYLAGLPERIEPLVDRVAAAGYDTFVVTADVPVPPNRENNIRNGFQVPLAITPRVFWDTVTHPHWLFGTWARTLINHGMPHFENMDAQRGPPVLAKNLMRNIGARDQLAWKHVELIRRKWKGKLVVKGLVSPADARIARESGVDGLMLSNHGGRQLDYTISGLRTLPEIAAEAKGMTIMVDGGIRRGTDVIKALALGAHFVWIGRPFLYAAIAGGEPGVQRAIALLKAEIDRDLALLGIRKLSEITPDLVRKF from the coding sequence GTGCCGCGGCATTTGCAAAAATATCTCGCGCTCGACGATTTCGAGGCGACCGCGCGGCGGCGGATTCCGAAATTCCTTTACGGCTATATTTCCGGCGGCGCCGAGACCGATGCCGCGATGCGCGACAACCGCAAAGCCTTCGACGAATACGGCTTTGTGCCGCGCGTGCTCAACGACGTCTCGGGGCGCGACCAGACCACGACGCTGTTCGGCAAAACCTATGCCTCGCCGTTCGGCATTCCGCCGATGGGCTCTTCGGCGCTATCAGCCTATCGCGGCGATATCGCGCTGACGCAGGCGGCGAAAGCCGAAAACGTGCCGATGATTTTAAGCGCCTCGTCGCTGATCACGCTGGAAGATGTTCGCGCTGCCAACCAGGCGGCGTGGTACCAGGCCTATCTCGCCGGCCTGCCCGAGCGCATCGAGCCGCTGGTCGATCGCGTGGCGGCGGCCGGTTACGACACCTTCGTCGTCACCGCCGACGTGCCGGTGCCGCCGAACCGCGAGAACAACATCCGCAACGGCTTTCAGGTGCCGCTCGCAATCACGCCGCGCGTGTTCTGGGATACCGTCACCCATCCGCACTGGCTGTTCGGCACCTGGGCGCGCACGCTGATCAACCACGGCATGCCGCATTTCGAGAACATGGACGCGCAGCGCGGCCCGCCGGTGCTGGCAAAGAACCTGATGCGCAACATCGGCGCCCGCGATCAGCTCGCCTGGAAGCACGTCGAGCTGATCCGCAGGAAGTGGAAGGGCAAGCTCGTGGTCAAGGGGCTGGTGTCACCGGCGGACGCTAGAATCGCGCGCGAAAGCGGCGTCGACGGCCTGATGCTCTCCAACCATGGCGGCCGCCAGCTCGACTACACGATATCAGGTCTGCGCACGCTGCCGGAAATCGCCGCCGAAGCGAAAGGCATGACCATCATGGTCGACGGCGGCATCCGCCGCGGCACTGACGTAATCAAGGCGCTTGCGCTCGGCGCACATTTCGTCTGGATCGGCCGCCCGTTCCTCTACGCAGCGATCGCCGGCGGCGAGCCCGGCGTACAGCGCGCAATCGCGCTACTGAAAGCCGAGATCGACCGTGACCTCGCGCTGCTTGGCATCCGCAAGCTCAGCGAGATCACACCGGATCTGGTGCGGAAGTTTTAG
- a CDS encoding amino acid synthesis family protein codes for MTVYDIRKTQVSIEEVWHERGPRRTQPLLIGTALAVINNPYAGRYEPDLMPFQTGLRDLGRQLARTLCERLGGKAAIEAYGKGAIVGGDGELEHGAVWHEAGGAAIREVISQAKAIVPAAKTVGAIGTRLMIPLGHIEAAYVRSHFGTAEMTIWDAPRRDEIVFGLVMATGGRTHARLGGLSVDQISVHDGQR; via the coding sequence GTGACGGTGTACGACATCAGGAAGACGCAGGTCTCGATCGAGGAAGTCTGGCACGAGCGTGGCCCGCGCCGGACGCAGCCGCTATTGATCGGTACCGCGCTTGCCGTCATCAACAATCCCTATGCCGGCCGCTATGAGCCGGACCTGATGCCGTTTCAGACGGGCCTGCGCGATCTCGGCCGGCAACTGGCCCGGACCTTGTGCGAGCGCCTGGGCGGCAAGGCCGCCATCGAAGCCTATGGCAAGGGCGCGATCGTCGGCGGCGACGGCGAACTCGAGCATGGCGCGGTCTGGCACGAGGCCGGAGGCGCCGCGATCCGCGAAGTGATTTCGCAGGCGAAAGCGATCGTGCCCGCGGCCAAGACCGTCGGCGCGATCGGCACACGGCTGATGATACCTCTCGGTCATATCGAGGCGGCCTATGTGCGCAGCCATTTCGGCACCGCCGAGATGACGATCTGGGACGCGCCGCGGCGCGACGAGATCGTATTTGGCCTCGTGATGGCGACCGGCGGCCGGACGCACGCGCGCCTCGGTGGCCTATCGGTGGACCAGATTTCAGTCCACGACGGGCAGAGGTGA
- a CDS encoding fumarylacetoacetate hydrolase family protein, with protein sequence MRLLSFLNHGRETWGAIVGDGVVDLGAKLPHATLQDFIASGDFEKRDHIVAGFKPDLKLSDVTYLPVIPRPEKIVCAVRNYLDHHQEAVAFGMQREITAFPPIFLRVWRSQVGHDAPVIRPKVSTHLDWEGELAVIIGKPGRHISEADAMGHVAGYSIYNDVSVRDYQRHAQQIAAGKNFVGTGPFGPWMVTTDELPDPTKLKLETRVNGTTVQKSDTSFLIFSIPRLINYASEIFDLMPGDVIATGTPAGVGFTRKPPMFLVPGDVVEVEVEKIGVLRNPVVDEAAQ encoded by the coding sequence ATGCGGCTGCTCTCATTTCTGAACCATGGCCGGGAGACCTGGGGCGCGATCGTCGGCGACGGCGTGGTCGACCTCGGGGCCAAGCTGCCCCACGCCACGCTGCAGGACTTCATCGCAAGCGGCGATTTCGAAAAGCGCGATCATATCGTGGCCGGCTTCAAGCCGGACCTGAAACTGTCCGACGTCACATACCTTCCGGTGATCCCGCGCCCGGAAAAGATCGTCTGTGCCGTGCGCAACTATCTCGACCATCACCAGGAGGCGGTCGCCTTCGGCATGCAGCGGGAGATCACCGCGTTTCCGCCGATCTTCCTGCGGGTGTGGCGCTCGCAGGTCGGCCACGACGCGCCGGTCATCCGCCCCAAAGTATCGACGCATCTGGATTGGGAGGGCGAACTGGCCGTGATCATCGGTAAGCCCGGCCGCCATATCTCCGAGGCCGATGCGATGGGCCATGTCGCCGGCTACTCGATCTACAACGATGTCAGCGTGCGCGACTATCAGCGGCACGCGCAGCAGATCGCGGCCGGCAAGAACTTTGTCGGCACCGGGCCGTTCGGGCCCTGGATGGTCACGACGGACGAATTGCCCGATCCGACCAAGCTGAAGCTCGAAACCCGCGTCAATGGCACGACCGTTCAGAAGTCGGACACGTCGTTCCTGATCTTCTCGATTCCGCGGCTGATCAATTACGCGTCCGAGATATTCGACCTCATGCCGGGCGACGTCATCGCCACCGGCACGCCGGCCGGCGTCGGCTTTACGCGCAAGCCGCCGATGTTCCTGGTGCCCGGCGACGTCGTCGAGGTCGAGGTGGAAAAGATCGGCGTGCTGCGTAACCCCGTGGTCGACGAGGCCGCGCAGTGA
- a CDS encoding GntR family transcriptional regulator, protein MSTTALKARKEFGKTLASDIAHRLRNEIVTCRLKPNESLKFDALRLAFGASFTTLREALTSLAAEGLVVTEEQRGYKVAPVTLEDLADLTHARILIEVDLLRRSIEKGDDDWEIRVISSLHRLAKIEERAPEDYANNAEWKLAHRQFHEALVSASGSPTLLAMRNALFDRAERYRNLSAMFRPRPRDKAGEHRALMQVAISRNADQACDLICSHIQTTSDNVAKYAAGAIGAT, encoded by the coding sequence ATGAGCACGACGGCCCTCAAGGCACGCAAGGAATTCGGCAAGACGCTCGCTTCCGATATCGCCCACCGGCTGCGGAACGAGATCGTCACTTGCCGGCTCAAGCCCAATGAATCGCTGAAGTTCGACGCGCTCCGCCTGGCGTTCGGCGCGAGCTTCACGACGCTGCGCGAAGCCCTGACCTCGCTGGCGGCGGAAGGCCTGGTCGTGACCGAGGAGCAGCGGGGCTACAAGGTCGCGCCGGTGACGCTGGAGGATCTCGCCGACCTCACGCACGCCCGCATCCTGATTGAGGTCGATCTGCTGCGCCGCTCGATCGAAAAGGGCGATGACGACTGGGAAATAAGGGTTATTTCGTCGCTTCACCGGCTCGCGAAGATCGAGGAGCGGGCGCCGGAAGACTATGCCAACAATGCGGAATGGAAGTTGGCGCACCGCCAGTTCCATGAGGCGCTGGTCTCGGCTTCGGGATCGCCGACGCTGCTTGCCATGCGAAACGCGCTGTTTGACCGCGCCGAGCGCTACCGCAACCTGTCGGCCATGTTCAGGCCGCGCCCGCGCGACAAGGCCGGCGAACATCGCGCCCTGATGCAGGTCGCTATCAGCCGCAACGCCGATCAGGCCTGCGACCTGATCTGCAGCCACATCCAGACCACCTCCGATAACGTGGCGAAATACGCCGCCGGCGCGATCGGCGCGACCTGA
- a CDS encoding zinc-dependent alcohol dehydrogenase family protein yields the protein MKAVLVHRPGGPEALDYVEVPVPALGARDVLIRAQAFGVGQPDKLIRSGVYKWMPPLPANPGNDVAGYVDAVGADVTEVSAGQRVLLSARDLAQRGGCYAEYVAAPADAVHLLPENVAFEDAVCLANYQVAWALLHHCGAATPPRSVLVIGAAGGVGTSLVQLAKIAGMKVIGTVSTPEKAAFARRMGADETIFYRDEDVIARTRALTDGRGVSLVLDHVCGPEFYSYLGALDKWGTIVSYNAFAGLPAENAMREMRKYLDICPAIRCFSFHIYDHDREGRREIMRKVISYLAEGAIRPSIFKRFKLSDVRAAHELLDSGAAFGKIVMTPD from the coding sequence ATGAAGGCTGTATTGGTGCATCGTCCGGGGGGCCCGGAGGCGCTCGACTATGTGGAGGTGCCGGTGCCGGCATTGGGCGCCCGGGACGTCCTGATCCGCGCCCAGGCCTTTGGCGTCGGCCAGCCCGACAAGCTCATCCGCAGCGGCGTCTACAAATGGATGCCGCCGTTGCCGGCCAATCCGGGCAATGACGTCGCCGGCTATGTCGACGCCGTCGGCGCTGATGTGACCGAGGTCTCCGCCGGCCAACGGGTGCTGCTCAGCGCGCGCGACCTCGCCCAGCGCGGCGGCTGCTACGCCGAGTATGTTGCAGCGCCTGCGGACGCCGTACACCTGCTGCCCGAAAACGTCGCGTTCGAGGACGCGGTTTGCCTGGCGAACTACCAGGTGGCCTGGGCGCTGCTGCACCATTGCGGCGCCGCCACGCCGCCCCGCTCCGTCCTCGTCATCGGGGCGGCCGGCGGCGTCGGAACCTCGCTGGTGCAGCTTGCAAAGATCGCCGGGATGAAGGTGATCGGAACGGTCTCGACCCCGGAGAAAGCTGCCTTCGCGCGCCGGATGGGCGCCGACGAAACCATCTTCTATCGCGACGAGGACGTCATCGCCCGCACCCGCGCGCTGACGGACGGACGCGGCGTCAGCCTGGTGCTCGATCACGTCTGCGGCCCCGAATTCTATTCCTATCTCGGCGCGCTCGATAAATGGGGCACCATCGTCTCCTACAACGCGTTTGCCGGCCTGCCGGCGGAGAACGCGATGCGCGAGATGCGAAAATATCTCGATATCTGCCCGGCGATCCGCTGCTTCTCCTTTCACATCTACGATCACGACCGCGAAGGCCGGCGCGAGATCATGCGCAAGGTGATCTCCTATCTCGCAGAGGGCGCGATCCGCCCCTCGATCTTCAAGCGCTTCAAGCTCTCGGACGTGCGCGCCGCACATGAACTGCTCGATTCCGGCGCGGCGTTCGGCAAGATCGTGATGACCCCGGATTGA
- a CDS encoding VOC family protein — protein MIKVKRLRHATVTSPDIEAQLDYYQSIIGLGVIQRSDGRILLGTESDELTLALERGTASQLTSIAYEVAPNLDPADLQKSLADHGIKSEIRSDTAPGIAKALVFDDPDGHRIELFSRWEFCKAVEPIRGLAVAKLGHVALHTPDPERTAAFFGDVLGFRISDRIEENFVFMRCGPEHHAMNFARGTDCRLHHLAFELRDASHMHQACDLLGRNRFQILWGPVRHGPGHNVAVYHHNPDHHLIELYYSMDVMLDEELGYFEPRPWHRDRPQRPKTWVGLPRDVWGVGPAKEATEFSPEMRGAK, from the coding sequence ATGATTAAGGTCAAGCGGCTGCGCCACGCCACCGTTACCAGCCCCGACATCGAGGCGCAGCTCGACTACTACCAGTCGATCATCGGGCTCGGCGTCATTCAGCGCAGCGACGGCCGGATTCTGCTCGGCACCGAGTCCGACGAGTTGACGCTGGCGCTGGAGCGCGGCACAGCCTCGCAACTGACCTCCATCGCCTATGAAGTGGCACCCAATCTCGATCCCGCCGACCTGCAGAAATCGCTCGCAGACCACGGCATCAAATCGGAGATCAGGAGCGACACCGCGCCGGGAATCGCGAAGGCGCTGGTCTTCGACGATCCGGACGGGCACCGGATCGAATTGTTCTCCCGATGGGAGTTCTGCAAGGCCGTCGAACCGATCCGTGGCCTTGCCGTCGCCAAGCTTGGCCACGTCGCGCTCCACACGCCAGATCCCGAGCGGACAGCCGCATTCTTCGGCGACGTTCTCGGCTTCCGCATTTCCGACCGTATCGAGGAAAATTTCGTCTTCATGCGCTGCGGCCCCGAACATCACGCGATGAATTTTGCCCGCGGCACCGACTGCCGGCTTCATCACCTCGCCTTCGAGCTGCGCGACGCCTCGCACATGCACCAGGCCTGCGACCTGCTTGGGCGCAACCGGTTTCAGATTCTCTGGGGGCCGGTCCGGCATGGACCCGGCCACAACGTGGCGGTCTACCACCACAATCCCGATCATCATCTGATCGAGCTTTATTACAGCATGGACGTGATGCTCGACGAAGAGCTCGGCTATTTCGAACCCCGTCCCTGGCACCGCGATCGTCCGCAGCGGCCGAAGACGTGGGTGGGACTGCCGCGCGACGTCTGGGGCGTCGGCCCAGCCAAGGAGGCGACCGAATTTTCTCCGGAGATGCGCGGCGCGAAGTAA
- a CDS encoding tripartite tricarboxylate transporter substrate binding protein gives MVRSLNVLHGRWFALRCCIVAAALSLAWLAPSIAAAQSYPNRPIRLLHGFAAGGAADTMARIVSDGLSKRLGQPVIVEAKPGAGGNLAADAVAKSAPDGYTIGLVTGAHAISGALYKQLAYSPTDSFEMLSTMVYYALVIAVRADSQAKTLSDLLAMAKAKPDGLSYGSVGFGSTHHLAGELLNVTAGTKMVHVPYRGDSLTVTSLLAGDVPVIVGTTVLLAGQIDSGAIRGLAVTSPARTKLLPNVPSVQEAGVKDFDVRTWAGLVAPKGTPPDIVKRLHAEIQSMLADPAAKTALETATGGEVRGSTPEEMRALINAEIGKWTKVINDAGIPRI, from the coding sequence ATGGTTCGATCGTTGAACGTCCTGCATGGACGATGGTTTGCCCTGCGCTGCTGCATCGTTGCCGCCGCGCTGAGCCTGGCCTGGCTGGCGCCTTCGATTGCGGCCGCGCAATCCTATCCCAACCGGCCGATCCGGCTGCTGCACGGCTTTGCGGCAGGCGGCGCCGCCGACACCATGGCACGCATCGTCTCCGACGGCCTTTCCAAGCGGCTGGGCCAGCCGGTGATAGTGGAAGCCAAGCCAGGCGCCGGCGGCAATCTCGCGGCAGACGCCGTCGCCAAATCCGCGCCTGATGGTTACACGATCGGCCTCGTCACGGGAGCGCACGCGATATCTGGCGCGCTCTACAAGCAGCTCGCCTATAGCCCTACCGACAGTTTCGAGATGCTGTCGACGATGGTGTATTACGCGCTGGTGATCGCGGTTCGTGCGGACTCTCAGGCCAAGACGCTTTCGGACCTGCTTGCGATGGCGAAAGCCAAGCCCGACGGGCTCAGCTACGGCTCCGTCGGCTTCGGCAGCACGCATCATCTCGCCGGCGAATTGTTGAACGTCACCGCCGGCACCAAGATGGTGCACGTTCCCTATCGCGGCGACTCCCTGACCGTCACCTCCCTGCTCGCCGGAGACGTTCCCGTGATTGTCGGGACCACCGTGCTGCTCGCCGGCCAGATCGACAGCGGCGCCATTCGCGGCCTCGCCGTGACTTCGCCCGCGCGCACCAAATTGCTGCCGAACGTGCCTTCGGTGCAGGAAGCGGGGGTCAAGGATTTCGACGTCAGAACCTGGGCGGGGCTGGTGGCTCCGAAGGGCACGCCGCCCGACATCGTGAAGCGACTGCATGCGGAGATCCAGTCGATGTTGGCCGATCCGGCGGCGAAGACGGCGCTGGAGACGGCAACCGGCGGCGAAGTCCGCGGCAGCACGCCGGAAGAGATGCGAGCGCTGATCAATGCCGAAATCGGCAAATGGACGAAAGTCATCAACGACGCTGGCATTCCGCGTATCTGA